The segment TAAATTAGAGGAGGATAATAATGAGAGTTAAAACTGGAATAGTAAGAAGAAGAAAACATAAAAAAGTTTTAAAAGCTGCTAAAGGATTTAGAGGAGCATCTGGTGACGTTATAAAACAAGCTAAACAAGCTGTTATGAGAGCTATGGCTTACTCTACAAGAGATAGAAAAGTTAACAAAAGAAAAATGAGACAATTATGGATCATAAGAATAAACGCTGGAGCAAGATTAAACGGAATGACTTACTCTACATTTATGAATGGTCTTAAAAAAGCTGGAATCCTTTTAGACAGAAAAGTTTTAGCTGATATGGCTTTAAACAACGCTGAAGGATTTGCAAAATTAGCTGCAACTGCTAAAGCTGCATTATAATTTTTAAATATTATATAAATCAAGACAGAGTAATCTGTCTTTTTTTATTTTTTGTATATTAAATAGATGTCAAAATAAATGTAAAAAAAACTAAATTTCTTAAAAAATTGAATTATGATAAAAATTACTGAAGAAATAGCATTGGAAACTACTAAAGTAGCAGATAAATTTTTTTCCAAACATAAAGAAGTCTATGAGAAATTTATTGAAAATATAAAAAGTTACTATCATTATAAAAACCAAAATATTGATATAAAAGCAATGAAAACCTATAAAAATCTTTATAGAATGAGAATAAATGATTATAGAGTTGTTTATAAATTAGTTAATGGTGAGATAATAGTAGTAAGTGTTGTTGCTGTGGCATCAAGGGGACAGATATATAAGGATTTTTAAGAAAAAAAGATAAGGAGAAGTTGCATCTCCTTATTTTTTATATTAAGATTCTATTTCTACTAAGTTTAAAATACATTTAGTCATAATTATATTTCTACTTCCTACTTTAAAAGCTACCAATTTTTTATCTTCAATAGCTCTATAGATAGTAGTTTTTCCAACATTAAGATAATTAGCTAGTTTTATAACAGATGTATTATCCCCAAGTTTTTTTAATGCGTCATCTAGAAACTGAGATTCCACTTCGTTTTGAGGTGTTGCCAGTTTTATTATCTCCTCGTTAGATAAAAAATCAAAATTTTTGTTTCTATTAATTTTAGCCATAATGCTACCTCCTTTAAAAATTTAAAAAAATTACGAATACCAATAACTACATATTAAAAATTACGTAATTTATGGAAGAAAGCTAGAATTAGCAAGTGATGTTGAACGCTAAAAAACGACACTGTTTGAACGAAGTGAGTTTGTCGTTTTTAGTGAAATGAGCTTAGCTAAGTCAGATTTCTGAAATATGGAGTAATTTTTAGATATATAATCCTAGTAGTTAATCAATTTATTGAAGTCTGTAGTAATTCTTAACTTTTTTTCTAAACTAACTATATTTTTGAATTAAGATATTCGATAAACTCTATTGCATCATAGTACCCCAGAGCATCAAACTCATATGGGCTACAAGAAAAATAATCTATCCCTTTTGCCTCACAGAAGTTAAGTTTTAAAGCCTCTCTAGCCTCCTCCCTATCAATACCAAACTTTTTAGCAATCTCAGAGCATAGCCCAAATATTGTTCTCATCTGTTTAATTGTCAAGTGATAACGATAATTAGTAAAATCCATTTTTTTCCTCCCTCTCTTTTAAACTAAAATATAATTTCTCAAGTTGCTCCCTCACTTCCAAAGGCGAGTGATTAAAATACCATTTATGAAAATGTAAAAATTTTTTAAGGCTCTCGGCGTCATCAAAAGACAAAGCCCTATAGTAAAATGCCTCATATGATCTGCTCATCTTAAAATCCATAGTCCCTCCTTGGCTACATTTTATTTTTTTTAAATCTATATAAATATTATGATTATCTTTTTATTTAGTA is part of the Fusobacterium perfoetens genome and harbors:
- the rplT gene encoding 50S ribosomal protein L20, which gives rise to MRVKTGIVRRRKHKKVLKAAKGFRGASGDVIKQAKQAVMRAMAYSTRDRKVNKRKMRQLWIIRINAGARLNGMTYSTFMNGLKKAGILLDRKVLADMALNNAEGFAKLAATAKAAL
- a CDS encoding type II toxin-antitoxin system RelE/ParE family toxin — protein: MIKITEEIALETTKVADKFFSKHKEVYEKFIENIKSYYHYKNQNIDIKAMKTYKNLYRMRINDYRVVYKLVNGEIIVVSVVAVASRGQIYKDF
- a CDS encoding excisionase family DNA-binding protein — encoded protein: MAKINRNKNFDFLSNEEIIKLATPQNEVESQFLDDALKKLGDNTSVIKLANYLNVGKTTIYRAIEDKKLVAFKVGSRNIIMTKCILNLVEIES